The genomic region CTCGGCCTTGGCCGAGAGCACCCGACCGGGCAGCCGTTTCAGCGCCGCCGCGTTGATGCGGTTGACGGTGTCGTTACGGGTGGCGAGCGTGATCGTGCCGTCGTCCGGCTTCGGGCGGGCGCCGACGCCGTTGAGGCGATCGGCGATCTCCTTGGTGACGCGTCCGTGCCGCACGGCGTTGAGCATGTGCTTGAAGTCGAGCTCGTGCTGTCGGTGGATCTCGCTCAGCTCGAAGCGGCGAAGGGATGTCTCCTGCCACACCTTCGCGTCGAAGAACCACATCGAACGGTAATGGTCGGCGAAGTACGCGCGTTCCTCGGCATCGCCGGGCACCGGCGCGAGCTGGTACGGGTCGCCGAAGAGCACGATCTGCACGCCGCCGAAGGGCTCGGCCTTGCGCTGCCGCGCTTGACGGAGGGAGCGGTCGATGGCATCCATCAGATCCGCGTTGACCATGGACACCTCGTCGATGACGAGGGTGTCGATGGAGTTCAGCATCTTGACGAGCTCGCGCGGCTGGTCGAGGTCGTGGTCGGCGATCACACCGATCGGCAGCCGGAGCAGGGAGTGGATGGTCTGGCCGCCGACGTTGAGAGCCGCCACGCCCGTCGGTGCGCTGATCACGAGCTGCTTCTCGGTGTTCCACGCCAGATGATTGAGCAGCGTCGACTTTCCGGTGCCCGCTCGGCCTGTGACGAAGACGTGCTGCTTGGTGTGCTCGATGGCATCGAAGACCGCCGACTGCTCGGCGGAGAGCTTCAGGGCGCTCACCTCTGCGGCTCTTTCGCGGCCCTCGAATCGCGCGCCGTGCCATCCCTGTCACCGCGGGCCGCAGCGGAGGAGACGGCTTCCGCGGCATCGACACCGCCGCCCACCGTGGCGTCACCGGCGCTCCCGCCGGATGCCATGCGCTGCAGCATGGCGTTGTAGGCAGCGAGCTCCGCGTCTCCGCTGCGATCGGCCTGTCGGTCTCGACGCTTGGTCTCTTTGTCGTCGCTGCGGCTCCACTGCACGGCCACCGCGATGGCCAGCACGAGCGTGGGGATCTCGCCGATGCTCCACGCGATGCCGCCCGCCAACTGCTGATCGGCCATCGGGGTCGCGCCCCAGGTGCGCCCCATGGCGCCGAACCAATCGGCGAGGAACAGTCCGTCCGCGGTGAGGATCGACAGCCCGAAGAACGCGTGGAACGCCATCGTGGCAAGGAGCAGCACGAGACGCAGCGGATAGGGCAAGCGGTAGGGAACCGGGTCGATGCCGATGAGCGAGAGCACGAAGAGGTACCCGGTGATCAGGAAGTGGGTGATCATCCACTCGTGCCCGATGTGGTCGGTGGTGGCCCAGCGGAACAGCGGCGAGTAGTAGAACACCCACAGCGAGCCCGCGAAGAGCACAGCCGTCACGATGGGGTGGGTGATGAACCGGGAGAACCGGGAGTGCACAGCGAGCAGGATCCACTCGCGCAGTCCGCGCGAGCCGTCGGTGCGTTTGTGGATGGCGCGCAGCGCGAGCGTCACAGGCGCGCCGGGCACCAGCATCAGCGGTATCGCCATGGTGAGCAGCATGTGCGCCAGCATGTGGCTGGAGAACAGGTACTTCTCGTAGACGTTGATTCCGCCGTTGGTGACCCACAGCAGTGAGAGGATGCCCGCCACCCACGCGATCGTGCGCCCCACCGGCCACTTGTCGCCGCGGCGGTGCAACCGCCAGACGGCCGCGAAGTAGAAGAAGAGGGCGAAGCAGCAGCCGATGAGCCACAACGGGTCCACGTTCACGCCGAAGATGTAGCGCGCAAGCGTCAGGGGCGCGGGAAGCGGTTCGCCGGTGAGCACCTCGGCGGGAGTCGGCTGCGACACCGCGGTCTGCGCCACCGGTGTCGCGGTGCGTGCGAGGGCGGCCGCCACGCCGGATGCGATGCCCATGAAGGCGAGCTCGGCTGCGACCATCCACCAGAACGGTCCTCGGCTGGCGTGCCGCTTCAGCCGCTCGATCAGGTAGCGGCGCTGCACCATGCCGAACAGGCCGAGCACGACGAGCGCGAGCACCTTCACCAGCACGAGCACGCCGTAGGCGGTGAGCAGGTTGTTCAGGGTGCCGATGCGCAGGTCGGCGTTGATGATGCCGGAGAACGCCACGACCACGAAGCAGATGATGGCGAGCGTGGAGAACCGCTCGAGCACCGGCACGAGCCTGTCTTTGCCGAGTGCCTTGCGAATGAGCACGAGCGTGAGCAGACCGCCCACCCAGATGGCCGCGAACGCCAGGTGAAGGCCGAGCGAGGTGATCGCCTGGTCGTGGCCCGCCGTGCCGGCCGCGTGCCCGCTGAGCGCCATCGGCACGAGCGAGCACAGCGCGATCGCCGTGACGAACACGAGCGCCGTCTGGTTGCGCACCGCGAAGCTCAGCACCGTGGTGACGGCGGCGATCAGCGTGATCGCCAGCCACACCTGTCCGATGGCGATCTGCGTCGCGAACTGACCGATGCCGTCGCTGAACGCCTGGTCGAAGCCGATCGGCGACCCCGTCACGTCGAGGTAGGTGAGGATGCCCGTGACCGCGCTCGAGACCGTCATGATCGCTGCCGAGGCCGCCGCGACATCCAGCGCCCGCTCGTACTCGGCCTTGCCGGAGCCGAGCGCGAAGCACGCCATGACGAGCGCGCCGATCATGCCTGCTGCGCTGAGGTTGACGAACAGGTTCGCGACGGGCAGACCCCAGCGCACGACGGGACCCGGGTCGAGCAGCGCGGGCGCCGACGCGGCACCGCCGTACGCCAGTGCCGCGATGATCGCGAGGAGTGCGAAGACGACGAGGGCGACGGGACCCGCGACGCGTTGCACTCTTTTCACGTCATCCAGCGTAGGCGCTGGAACCTGGGCGCACGGCCCGGTGGTGGATGCCTGTGGGCAGCCCCCTCTCGCGCCTCACTGCGCCCGCGGAGTCGCGACGCGCGCAACGGCGAGACGCCCCGATGGCGACGAGCCACCGGGCAACGGCGGTCGGGTGGAGGGTGGTTCGTCGGGTGGAGGGTGGCTAGCGCCCGGAGTCGGACAGAGAGCGGCGGTGCGGAAGGGCGGTGGAAGCGCGGCGTAGGGGCGACAGACCTGCTGGAAATGCAAGGGGCACCCGCCCCCGATGCGAGAAGAGGGGATGCCGGCGAACCGGCATCCCCTCTTCGCAGCGCTGGTGGCTACTTGACGGAAGCCTTGAGCTTGCTGCCCGCGGTCAGCTTGACGCGGTGACCGGCCGGGATCTTGATCTCGGCGCCGGTCTGCGGGTTGCGGCCCGTACGCGCGGCCGTGGACGTGCGCTCTGCGGCGAGCCAGCCCGGGATGGTGACCTTGCCCCCGCCTGCGACGGTCTCGGCGATGGTCGCGAAGAAAGCGTCGACCACAGCCCCCACGGCGGCCTGGCTCTGACCGGTCGATGCGGCAACCGCCGCGACGAGCTCGGTCTTGTTCAGCGACTTGTCAGCCATTGAGTGTCCTCCTCGGACGTTCTGCTGCTGAGCAGCGTTTGGTGTTGAACTTCACGGCGATGAGCCGCTCAGAGTGATTCGTGAAAGCGGATGCCCCGCGAACCGCCCTCAAAGTACCAAGAAACCGCGGAATTCCGCGGATTTTTCGGGGTTTTCGTGTCGATCGGCGCGCTCAGGTGACGTCAGGCGACGTTCCAGGCCCAGTTATGCACAGAATCGGCCGAGTTATGCACAGGCGATTGAGGCGAGAGGCAAGCGAGCTTGCTCGCTTGGCCGAGCCGATTGAGCCTGCGAGCGACACCGTCGCGACACAGGCGATTGAGGCGAGAGGCAAGCGAGCTTGCTCGCTTGGCCGAGCCGATTGAGCCTGCGAGCGACACCGCCGCGACACAGGCGATTGAGGCGAGAGGCAAGCGAGCTTGCTCGCTTGGCCGAGCCGATTGAGCCTGCGAGCGACACCGCCGCGACACAGGCGATTGAGGCGAGAGGCAAGCGAGCTTGCTCGCTTGGCCGAGCCGATTGAGCCTGCGAGCGACACCGTCGCGACACAGGCGATTGAGGCGAGAGGCAAGCGAGCTTGCTCGCTTGGCCGAGCCGATTGAGCCTGCGAGCGACACCGCCGCGACACAGGCGATTGAGGCGAGAGGCAAGCGAGCTTGCTCGCTTGGCCGAGCCGATTGAGCCTGCGAGCGACACCGTCGCGACACAGGCGATTGAGGCGAGAGCATCGTCTCCCTGTCACGGAAACAGGACAGATCGCGCTCTCGCACCGAAAACAGGCTGTTTTGGCCTGTTTTCGATCACATGTCCTGTTTTCGGAACGGGTGGGACCGTGCACGGGTGGGACCGGGCACGCGAAAGGGGCGCCGCTCGTGAGAGCGACGCCCCTTTCGAAGCGTTCGGTCAGGCATCCTGACCGGCGTGGTCGACTTACCAGCTCGACTTGGTGATGCCGGGCAGCTCGCCACGGTGCGCCATGTCGCGGAAGCGAACACGGGAGATGCCGAACTTGGTCAGCACACCACGCGGACGGCCGTCGACGGCGTCGCGGCTGCGCAGACGCACCGGCGACGCGTTGCGCGGCAGCTTCTGCAGGCCGACGCGAGCGGCTTCGCGCTCCTCGTCGGTGGCGTTCGGGTTGATGAGCGCCTTCTTCAGCTCGAGACGCTTCTCGGCGTAGCGGTCGACGACTTCCTGGCGCTGCTTGTTGCGCGCGATCTTGCTCTTCTTGGCCATTCTTACCGCTCCTCGCGGAATTCGACGTGCTTGCGCACAATGGGGTCGTACTTCTTGAGCACGAGACGGTCGGGGTCGTTGCGGCGGTTCTTCTTGGTCACATAGGTGTAACCGGTGCCGGCCGTCGAACGGAGCTTGATGATCGGGCGGATGTCCTGCTGCTTGGCCATCAGATCTTCTCCCCACGGGCCAGGATGTCCTTGACCACGGACTCGATTCCGCGGGCGTCGATCACCTTGATGCCCTTGGCGCTGACATTCAGCGTGACGTTACGGCGCAGCGACGGCACGTAGTACGTCTTCTTCTGAATGTTCGGGTCGAAACGACGCTTCGTGCGTCGGTGCGAGTGCGAGATGTTGTGGCCGAAACCGGGCACAGCTCCCGTCACCTGGCAGACAGCTGCCATGATTTTCCTCCATCGATACCGAAGGGCGGATGCCCTTCCCAAGATCTCTTGTCGGCGCACACAACGACTCACCGCGGTTTGCGAAGAGGGGATTGTGTGGGCGAACTGCGCAGAGGAGCCCGCGCAGACGAACAGCAAGTCTACGCGACACGCCGCATCCACCCAAATCGGGGCCGATGCGCGAGGGCGAGCGATGCCGCGCGGGTTGCAACGGCAAGGATCAGGCCGTCTCCTTCAGGTCCAGCGTGGGCGTCGGGCGACGGAAGAGGCGCGTGACGATGAGAAGAATGATGAAGCCGATCACCAGCCACGACAGGCCGATGATGAACGTGATGCCCGACAGGCTCGTCCACAGCCAGATCGTGAGCGCGAAGCCCACGAGCGGCAAGACGAGATTGTTCAGCCACGCCCAGCCGCCGCGCTCCTTCGCCCTGATGTAGAAGTGCACGAAGACCGACAGGTTCACCATCGAGAACGCGATGAGCGCGCCGAAGCTGATCATGTTCGACAGGGTCGCGAGGTCGATGAAGACGGCACCGAGCGACACGACGGACACGATCAGGATCGCGATGGTCGGCGTGCCGAACCGCACGCTCAGGCGGCCGAAGATGCGACGCGGCAGCACGCCGTCACGGCCCATGGCGAAGAGGATGCGCGCGACGGACGCCTGCGACGTCAGCGCGGACCCGGCCGCCCCCGCGACGTACGCGGCGATGAAGAACACGCTGAGCCACTGCGCTGCCGCGCTGATCACCGGCACGCTCGCCGAATCCGGGTGGGCGAAGTGCGTCGCCGGGTACACGAGCTGTGCCGCGTAGGACAGCACGATGAAGAGGATGCCGGCGGCCAGCGTGCAGATCATGATCGCGCGCGGAACGTCGCGCGAGGCATCCTTCGCCTCCTCCGCGAGCGTGGAGACGGAGTCGAAACCGAGGAACGACAGTGCGAGGATCGCGGCCCCGTTGAACACCGGGCCGGCGCCCGTCACGCTGCCGTCGCCGGTGAATGGCGCCAGCACGTTGGCGTGATGGCCCGCCGCGTTGCTGAACGCGAACACGACGAAGAGCACGCAGAAGATGGCCTGCACCGCGATGATCACGAAGTTCGCGCGCGCCACCGAGATGATGCCGATGACGTTCAGCACCGTGACGATCACGATGCAGACGACGATCCACACCCACTGCGGCACCGCGGGGACGTACTGGTTCAGGTAGATGCCGATGACGAGGTAGTTGATCATCGGCAGGAACAGATAGTCGAGCAGCAGTGCCCACCCGGTGAGGAACCCGATGGCACCGCCGAACGTCTGCTGCGAGTACATGTACGCCGAGCCCGCGTAGGGGTAAGCGACGGTCATGCGCGCATACGACCGTGCGGTGAAGAGCATGACCACCAGCACGACCAGGTAGGAGTCGACGAGCCGTCCGCCCGTGAGCTGCGTGACGATGCCGTACGTGGTGAACACGGTGAGCGGCACCATGTAGACCAGGCCGAACAGCACGAGCGACGGCGTGCCGAGCACGCGCTTGAAACGTCCTCCCGTCACGCGGGCTGTGGCCTGGGTCGGTGTGGCGAGATTGTCACTCATGCGCGCTGAACTCCCGGATTCCCCGCAGATAGGTGGCCCGCACGGCGTTGTGCGGCAGGTCGGCTCCCGACGCGCGGCGAGGATCCCGCGCCAGGTGGACGAGGTCGGCGCTGGCGCCGGGGGCGATCACGCCCCACGGCACCTCGGCGCGGTCGCCGAACGCCTGCAGGGCGACACACGTCGAATAGGAGTGCAGCGTCTCGTCGACGGTCAGCAGTTCGTGCGGCGTCCAACCGCCCTGCGGATCGCCGTCCTCCGTCTGCCTCGTCGCCGCGACGGCCATGCCCTCGCGCGGGTCGCCCGACGAGACCGGCCAGTCGGAGCCGTGCGACAGAACAGCGCCCGAATCGAGGATGCTCCGCATCTGGTACTGCCTGTCGGCGCGCTCCTGTCCGAGCCGCGGCACCGTGAGCACCGTCATCAGCGCGTCGAGCTGGGCCCAGAGCGGCTGCATGCACGCGATGACGCCGAGCTCGGCGAACCGCCGGAGGTCGGCGGGGTCGACCAGCTGCGCATGGGCGATGACCGGACGGCGGTCTCGCGGACCGTTCGCGGCGATGGCACCCTCGATGGCATCCAGCGCCTGCCGAACCGCCGCGTCGCCGATGGCATGGATGTGGATCTGGAAGCCGGCGGCGTCGACCGCACGCACGGCATCCGCCAGTGCTGTGCCGCTGCCCCAGACCTGCATTCCGTGCCGGTGCAGGCCGGAGCAATACGGTTCGAGCAGCGCGCCCGTCTCGTTCTCGACGACGCCGTCGGCGAAGAACTTGACCGTGTTCGCGGTGAGAAGAGGGTTGCCGACAGCCGCCACCCGCTCGCGCGCCGCGATCATCTGCTGCAGCTGCTGCGCGAACATCCTCGGGTCGGCGTAGAGCGCCAGGTTGAACCGCATCGTCAGCAGGTCGCGGGAGGCGGCCTCCACGTAGGTGTCGACGTCGAGCGGCTCGACCCAGGCATCCTGAACCCACGTGACGCCGCGGGAGAGGTAGTAGTCGGAGGCCACCCCGATGGCCTCGATCCGCTGCTCGATCGGCCGCTCGGGGGCGACATTCATCACCAGGTCGACGGCGCCCCACTCGCGCAGCGTGCCGAGGGGCGTGCCGTCGTCGCGGTGCGGGATCTCGCCGAGCACGGGGTCAGGGGTGGTCGCGTCGATGCCGGCGAGCTCGAGAGCCTTCGAGTTGACCCACACGGTGTGGTAATCCCAGGCCCGCAGCACGACAGGGCGATCGGAGACCGCCTCGTCGAGCCAGCGCGCGTCGAACAGGCCGGACTCGGCGAGGCTGCTGTCGTAGGAGCCGCCGAAGATCCAGGGCAGCTCGGGATGCTCGTCGGCGTACCGCTTCACCGCGGCGACGGCCTCGGCGATGGTCTCGGTGCGCACCTGCGGTCCCTGCGACTCGAGGCCGCCCTGCAGAGGATGCGCGTGGCCGTCGCCGAAGGACGCCATCACGAATCCGCCGTCAAGGTCGACGGTCTCGACATCGTCACCGGCGAGCCGAACGGCCGTCTCGTCGAACGCGGTGATCCTGCCGTCCGTCACGAGCAGGGCGTGCGCGTCGGGCTCATGCGGACCGCGCCGGATCGTGCCGTTCCGGAAGAGGATTCCCACCACTGCCTGCCTCTCTGCGCCCGCAGCGCCGCGGGCCGGCGATGCGAACCTACACCCGTGCGCCACGCCGATCGGCGGGCGGCACCTGTTCCGGTCAGGGTGTCCGAAGCGGGGGCGTCAGCAGGACATCTGCGCCGACAACGGTCCACAACGGCGTGTTGTCGGCGCGGGCGCGCGGACCGTCATGCCCGCGGGCGGCCCCCGACACGGGTCATCGGGCGGTGGATGCCTGCGAGCACTTCGCACACAGGCCGAACACGTCGACGACGTGGCGGGCATCCGTGAAGCCGTGCTCCGAGGCGACGCGCTGCGCCCACTGCTCCACGTCATCCGCGCCGATCTCCACCGTGAGCCCGCAGCGGCGGCAGATGAGGTGGTGGTGATGGCCGGTCGTGGAGCAGGCGCGGTAGATGGCCTCGCCCTCCGGCGACTGCAGCGAGTCGGCCTCGCCCTCCGCGGCGAGGTCGGCGAGCGCGCGGTACACGGTGGCCAGTCCGATCGTGGATCCGTGCTCGCGCAGCCCGGTGTGCAGGCTCTGCGCGCTCACGAACCCCTCGTTGGATGCCAGCGCCTCACGCACCGCCTCCCGCTGCCAGGTGTTGCGCTTCACACGGCATCCACTCCCGTGCGCGTCTCTGCCGCGGCGGCCGCCACGCCGGCCGAGACGGGCTCGCCGGCGGCGCGCGTCTCGACGGCCGCGCCGAGCGCCGGGTGGGCGACGACGGGCATCCTGCCGCTCACGCCGCGCCGCTTGCGACCCCAGGCGATGAGCCGGCACACCACGTAGATGAGGAACGAGATGGTCGTCACGTAGGGGCTGATCGGCACGCTGCCGCCGAGCGCGAGCATGATGCCGCCGACCATCGAGACCACGGCGAACAGCACGCTGAGCAGTGGAACCTTCAGCGGCGACGACGACACCTTGAGCGCGGCGGCGGCGGGCGTGACGAGGATCGAGAGCACGAGCAGCGCGCCGACGATCTGCACGGAGACCGCGACGGCGAGGCCGAGCAGCAGCATGAAGACGATCGACAGCGAGCGCGTCGGCACGCCGCGGGCGGCGGCGACGTCGGCGTCGAGGCTCGCGAAGGTGAGAGGACGCCACACCACCAGAAGCCCCACGAGCACGATGACCGAGATGGTGAGCAGAGCGCCGATCTGCGGGGTGTCGATCGCCACGATCTGTCCGGTGAGCAGGCCGAACTTGTTCGCCGACCGCCCCGGGTAGAGGGCGAGGCACAGGATGCCGAGACCGAGTCCGAACGGCATCAGCACGGCGGTGATCGAGTTGCGTTCCCTGGCCCGCGAACCGAGCACCCCGATCAACAGCGCCGCGATCAGCGAGCCCACGATGGAGCCCTCCACCACACCGACGCCGAGCAGAAGGCCGGCGGATGCCCCGGCGAACGAGAGCTCGCTGATGCCGTGCACCGCGAACGCCATGTCGCGCGACATGACGAACACGCCGATCAGCCCGCCGACGACGCCGAGCAACGCACCGGCGAGGATCGAGTTCTGCAGCAGCACGACGAGCTGGCCGTAGTCGGTGAAGTTGAAGATCTGGCCCCACCAGCCGGGGGCGTCCGTCATCGCCAGAGACGTGAGGGTGAGAGACGCGAGAGTCATAGAACCGTCCTCACCGCCTCGGTGTCGTGCTCGGGGTCGTGGTGCTCGTCGTGGTGGGCGTGCGGTCCGTCGGGATGCCCGCCCGGGGCATCCGAGGTGCCGACCACCACGATGCGACCCCGCGTGCGGATGACGTCGACCGGCGAGCCGTACAGCTCGCTGAGCACCTCGCTGCGCAGCACCTGGTCGGGCGTGCCGATGCGGAACGTGCCGCCCGCGAGGTAGAGCACGCGGTCGACGAGGTCGAGCACCGGGTTGATGTCGTGCGTCACGAAAAGCACGCCGAGCTGACGCTCGCGACGGTGCCGGTCGATCAGCTCGCTCACTCCGCGCTGGTGCGTGAGGTCGAGCGAGAGCAGCGGCTCGTCGCAGAGCAGCAGCCGCGGATCGCCGGCGAGAGCCTGGCCGACGCGCAGCCTCTGCTGCTCGCCGCCGGAGAGCATCGAGATCGGAACCTTCGCGTACGGAGTCGCGCCGACGGCATCCAGCAGATCTTCGATGCGCTCGCGGCGCTTCTTCGACGGCCAGGGAACGCCCCAGCGATGCCCGTCGACACCGAGCCCGACGAGGTCCCGGGCGCGCAGCGGCGTGCCCTCATCGGCGAGCTTCTGCTGCGGGATGTAGCCGATGCGCCGGTTGCCGCGTGTCACCGGCTCGCCGAGAAAGTCCACGCTGCCGGCCTGCAGGCGCTGCTGCCCGAGGATGACCTTGAGCAGGCTGGTCTTTCCCGACCCGTTCGCGCCGAGCACCGCGATGAACTCGCCGGCGTGCACGTCGAGGTCGAGGCCCGACCACAGTGTGCGGTCGGCGAAGCCGAGCGTGGCATCGCGCAGGCTGAGCACCGTCTCGAGGGATGCCGCCGGCGCGTCGAGTGCATCGGGGCGCGGCCCCTCGACTCGCTCTGCTCGCTCAGGGGGCGTCGCGCCGTGCGCGCCCTCGACCGGCGAGGAGCGCGGCGGCTGCTCGGGGAGCCCAGCCTCGGACGGATCTGCCTGCACGGTCTCCATCATCGCGACTTCTTCAGCGCTGCGCCGATGTTGTCGAGGTTGCTGCGCATCCAGGTGAGGTACGTCTTGCCCTCTGGCAACGTCTCGGTGACCGGAACGACGGGAACGTCGTTCGCCTTCGCCGCGTCGAGCACCTGCTGCGTCTCGGCGCCGGTCGTCTGCTCGTTGTACGCGAGCAGGGCCACCTTGTGGCCGGAGAACAGCGCGAGCGTCTCGCGCAGCACGGCGGGCGCGACGTCGGAGTCGTTCTCGATCGCCTCGCTGAACTTCTCCGGCGTCTTGTCGACGAGTCCGATGGCGTTCAGCATGTAGAGCGGAACGGGCTCGGTGATGGCGGCGCCCTTGCCCGCGTAGCTCTGCTTCAGCTGGGCCTCGAGGTCGGTGAGCTGGGCGACGGATGCCTCGAACTTCTTCGCGTTCGACTCGAACGTGCCGGCATCCTTCGGTCTGGCCTTCGAGTAGGCGGCGACCAGCTTCTGCGCCACTTTGTCGACGGTCGGGAAGTCGTACCAGAGGTGCTCGTTGAAGTCGCCGTCCGAGGGGTGCTGGTCGTAGCCGGAGATGTCGGCTGCCGTCAACACGACGGGCTTCGTGGGCACGGCCTTCAGCATGTCGCCGACGAAGTCGTCGTAGCCGCCGCCGTTGACGACGACGATCTCGGCCTTGGAGAGGGCGAGCTGGTTCTGGCCGCTGGCCTGGTATTCGTGCGGATCCTTGTTGGGGTCGTCGATGATCGACGTCACCGAGACGTCGTCGCCGCCGATCTGCTCTGCGATGTCGCCCCACACGTTGGTGGAGGCGACGACCCGGATCGGGCCGGACGCGGGGTCGCTCGACGCCGTGCCCGCGCCGGAGGCCGTGGTGGAGCATCCGGCGAGAGCGAGGGTGGCGACCGCGACGGCGGCGATGGTGGTGGAGATGAAGACGGAGCGCTTCATGGAGGGGGATACCTGTCTAAGTCGCGCAGATGTGGATGTCCGGTGCGGCTTTCCGCACCCATCCGACGGTCGATGGCGCGACTGGCACCGACCGCTTATTGATAATGATACTCAACAGCAACAAGGAATGCGACACGGGTCTGCAGGGCGCGCGCATCGCTGCGCCCCACCGCACTGCACCCCCGGCGCGCTGCACCCCCACCGCGCTGCACCCCCGGCGCGCTGCACCGCTGTCCCTTCGTGTCGCCTCACCGCTACTTGGGCGACACAAAGGGACCGGTGCCGGCGACGAAGCCGGGGACGGCCAACCCCGACTCCGCTGTCCCTTCGTGTCGGGTCATCGGCCGACAGGCGACACGAAGGGACAGCCGAACGTCTGGCGACGTTGGCGCACCACCGGCCGACGTCGCCGGCGGGTGCGAGGATCGACGCATGGGCCGACTGATGCTGCTCGACACCGCTTCGCTGTACTTCCGCGCGTTCTACGGCGTGCCCGAGAGCGTGACCGCGCCGGACGGGATGCCGGTGAACGGCATCCGCGGGCTGCTCGACATCATCGCGAAGCTGGTGCACGACTACGAGCCGACCGCCCTTGTCGCGTGCTGGGACGACGACTGGCGGCCGCGCTGGCGCGTGGACCTCATTCCGGAGTACAAGGCGCATCGGGTCGCACAGCTGGTGCCGGGCGGCGTCGACGTCGAAGACACCCCTGCCGGGCTGGTGCGGCAGGTGCCGGTGATCCGCGAGCTGCTGGGCGAGCTCGGCATCGCGGTGGTCGGCGCCGAGCAGGCGGAGGCCGACGACGTGATCGGATGCCTCGCCCGCCGCGCTGCGCACGCCCCGACCCCGATGCCGGTCGATGTCGTCACCGGCGACCGCGACCTGTTCCAGCTCGTCGATGACACCACGGCTGTTCGCATCATCTACACGGCCCGCGGCATGAGCAAGCTCGAGCTCGTGACGGATGCCGTCGTCGAGGCCAAGTACGGCATTTCGCCCGGGCAGTACGCGGCGTTCGCGGCCATGCGCGGCGACCCGTCTGACGGGCTGCCGGGTGTCGCCGGCGTCGGCGAGAAGACCGCGACGGGGCTGCTGCGGGAGTACGGCGACCTGCAGGGCATCCTCTCGGCGGCGGCGGACTCGAGCGTCGCGATGGCGGCTGGCGTGCGAGCCAAGCTGACGGCATCCACGGAGTATCTGGATCGCGCGATGCCCGCCATCGCTGTGGGAGAGCGGGTGGAGCTGCCCGAGGTGGACGGAACGCTGCGGGCGCTGGATGCCGC from Humibacter ginsenosidimutans harbors:
- a CDS encoding cytochrome c oxidase assembly protein: MKRVQRVAGPVALVVFALLAIIAALAYGGAASAPALLDPGPVVRWGLPVANLFVNLSAAGMIGALVMACFALGSGKAEYERALDVAAASAAIMTVSSAVTGILTYLDVTGSPIGFDQAFSDGIGQFATQIAIGQVWLAITLIAAVTTVLSFAVRNQTALVFVTAIALCSLVPMALSGHAAGTAGHDQAITSLGLHLAFAAIWVGGLLTLVLIRKALGKDRLVPVLERFSTLAIICFVVVAFSGIINADLRIGTLNNLLTAYGVLVLVKVLALVVLGLFGMVQRRYLIERLKRHASRGPFWWMVAAELAFMGIASGVAAALARTATPVAQTAVSQPTPAEVLTGEPLPAPLTLARYIFGVNVDPLWLIGCCFALFFYFAAVWRLHRRGDKWPVGRTIAWVAGILSLLWVTNGGINVYEKYLFSSHMLAHMLLTMAIPLMLVPGAPVTLALRAIHKRTDGSRGLREWILLAVHSRFSRFITHPIVTAVLFAGSLWVFYYSPLFRWATTDHIGHEWMITHFLITGYLFVLSLIGIDPVPYRLPYPLRLVLLLATMAFHAFFGLSILTADGLFLADWFGAMGRTWGATPMADQQLAGGIAWSIGEIPTLVLAIAVAVQWSRSDDKETKRRDRQADRSGDAELAAYNAMLQRMASGGSAGDATVGGGVDAAEAVSSAAARGDRDGTARDSRAAKEPQR
- the rpsN gene encoding 30S ribosomal protein S14 — its product is MAKKSKIARNKQRQEVVDRYAEKRLELKKALINPNATDEEREAARVGLQKLPRNASPVRLRSRDAVDGRPRGVLTKFGISRVRFRDMAHRGELPGITKSSW
- the rpmB gene encoding 50S ribosomal protein L28 translates to MAAVCQVTGAVPGFGHNISHSHRRTKRRFDPNIQKKTYYVPSLRRNVTLNVSAKGIKVIDARGIESVVKDILARGEKI
- the rpmG gene encoding 50S ribosomal protein L33 — protein: MAKQQDIRPIIKLRSTAGTGYTYVTKKNRRNDPDRLVLKKYDPIVRKHVEFREER
- a CDS encoding ATP-dependent DNA helicase, whose protein sequence is MSALKLSAEQSAVFDAIEHTKQHVFVTGRAGTGKSTLLNHLAWNTEKQLVISAPTGVAALNVGGQTIHSLLRLPIGVIADHDLDQPRELVKMLNSIDTLVIDEVSMVNADLMDAIDRSLRQARQRKAEPFGGVQIVLFGDPYQLAPVPGDAEERAYFADHYRSMWFFDAKVWQETSLRRFELSEIHRQHELDFKHMLNAVRHGRVTKEIADRLNGVGARPKPDDGTITLATRNDTVNRINAAALKRLPGRVLSAKAEVSGDFGQRNYPADETLELKVGAQVMFLRNDTGMGGEPPRWVNGTIGTVVKIDSTVWVDVDGDVHEVEPAVWERYKYTYNPLTKKLTKDVAAEFTQFPLRLAWAVTIHKSQGKTYDSAIVDLGAGAFTPGQTYVALSRLTSLDGLYLSRPLRPRDVMVDRDVDRFMRGE
- a CDS encoding amidohydrolase, whose product is MGILFRNGTIRRGPHEPDAHALLVTDGRITAFDETAVRLAGDDVETVDLDGGFVMASFGDGHAHPLQGGLESQGPQVRTETIAEAVAAVKRYADEHPELPWIFGGSYDSSLAESGLFDARWLDEAVSDRPVVLRAWDYHTVWVNSKALELAGIDATTPDPVLGEIPHRDDGTPLGTLREWGAVDLVMNVAPERPIEQRIEAIGVASDYYLSRGVTWVQDAWVEPLDVDTYVEAASRDLLTMRFNLALYADPRMFAQQLQQMIAARERVAAVGNPLLTANTVKFFADGVVENETGALLEPYCSGLHRHGMQVWGSGTALADAVRAVDAAGFQIHIHAIGDAAVRQALDAIEGAIAANGPRDRRPVIAHAQLVDPADLRRFAELGVIACMQPLWAQLDALMTVLTVPRLGQERADRQYQMRSILDSGAVLSHGSDWPVSSGDPREGMAVAATRQTEDGDPQGGWTPHELLTVDETLHSYSTCVALQAFGDRAEVPWGVIAPGASADLVHLARDPRRASGADLPHNAVRATYLRGIREFSAHE
- a CDS encoding APC family permease; this translates as MSDNLATPTQATARVTGGRFKRVLGTPSLVLFGLVYMVPLTVFTTYGIVTQLTGGRLVDSYLVVLVVMLFTARSYARMTVAYPYAGSAYMYSQQTFGGAIGFLTGWALLLDYLFLPMINYLVIGIYLNQYVPAVPQWVWIVVCIVIVTVLNVIGIISVARANFVIIAVQAIFCVLFVVFAFSNAAGHHANVLAPFTGDGSVTGAGPVFNGAAILALSFLGFDSVSTLAEEAKDASRDVPRAIMICTLAAGILFIVLSYAAQLVYPATHFAHPDSASVPVISAAAQWLSVFFIAAYVAGAAGSALTSQASVARILFAMGRDGVLPRRIFGRLSVRFGTPTIAILIVSVVSLGAVFIDLATLSNMISFGALIAFSMVNLSVFVHFYIRAKERGGWAWLNNLVLPLVGFALTIWLWTSLSGITFIIGLSWLVIGFIILLIVTRLFRRPTPTLDLKETA
- a CDS encoding HU family DNA-binding protein — protein: MADKSLNKTELVAAVAASTGQSQAAVGAVVDAFFATIAETVAGGGKVTIPGWLAAERTSTAARTGRNPQTGAEIKIPAGHRVKLTAGSKLKASVK